The Chloroflexus aggregans DSM 9485 genome segment CCGGTCGAGGTGGACGAGACGGTGCAACCGGTTCCGCCTGAACGACTTCGGCTGAGGTTGGTTGGTTGTTAGCGAGTGGTTCAGTGCTCATAATCTATGTCTCCTCATGCAGTTGGGATTGCCGTTGGTTGCCAGCAATAGCGGGCAAGATTCGGCGTGCGAATGATCGTACCGTCAAGCCGTATCAATAGAGCAGCCAGTTGAGGACGAGTCGCGAGCCAGGGCAAACCTGCCTCAGAGCCGAGGATGACGACCGTTTTGGCCGCCATTTCGGCAATGGTAAGGCTGGGCGCAACCACAGTTGCGGCCAAAATATCGGTGGCAGCAGGCGAACCGGTACGCGGATCAATCAGATGGTGCTGCCATCGATCACCTTGTTGCCAACGCCGATAATCGATACCGGAGGTAGCGACCCCGCCACGCCGGAGTAAGAGAAGTTCGAGACCATTGTCGGGATTGTGCGGATCGGCTACCTCAATTGGCCAAGGCGCACCGTTGCGCTGTGGACCGCTGATGGCAATATCGCCACCGGCGTCGACGAGCGTGGGAAAGCGACGCCCTAAGCGACGGGCAACGATAGCCGCCGTCCAACCCTTGGCACTCCCTCCTAGATCGAGCTGTACCCCGGCGGGGAGAGTGATAGTACGTCGATGCGGATCAAGCCGAATGTGTCGCCAATCGGGAGAAGGATGGGCAGCGGCTAACCGATGCACGACCCCATTGGTGAGGGTAGCAAAATCGCGATCGTAGCCAGCAGCGACCAGTGCGGCACCGACTGTCGGCGTAACAATACCATTGCTGGCAGACGCAGCCTGCAAGGCATGCTGCACGGCACGCCACAGCGTGTATCCAACCCGCACCGGCCCACGACCGGCACGTCGGTTGAGCGCCGACAGTTCACTGTGCGAACGAAAGCGGCTCAGAATCTGCTCGTAGCGCAGAAAGGTTTGCCGGGCGACGTTGAGTGCTGGGCGAGCTGTCGGATCATCGCTATCGATCACGATCGTGATCGTTGAACCCATCGCGCGAAACTGTAGCCGCTGCATGATGCTTCCTCCATTTACCGTGACGAACGAGTGCGAGCCGCCGGAGCGGGGCGAGGAGCCGATGCCGGCACCGAGACTTCACGGAGAGCAGGGGCAGGAGCCGCCGCCGGTGCAGGAGCCGCCGCCGGCGCTGGTGCCGCTACCGGTGCAGGAGCCGCCGCCGGCGCTGGTGCCGCCGCCGGCGCTGGTGCCGGACGGTCGGGAATGTTCAGGGGTGCGACTGTCGGGACTACCGGTATTGCAGGCGACTGGTTCAACCACCCTGGTAGCGACTGGCGCTCAACGATTGGCGACTCGACCACAATATTGGGAGTAGTTGCCGCTACCTCAGGCGGGTTTTGGGAAGTTAACCAGCCCCAACCGCCGATAGTGATGGCGAAGGCGGCAGTACTAATTGCCCATTTAAGACCGGTTACATCCATTCGAGCCGGTTTGCGATGCTGTTGCATAGTTACCCTCTCTGTGTGTAGATTACTAGCGACGGGGGCTACCTAGTGGGGGATTACCCACCGGGTAGCCCTACCGATCTAATCGTCCTCGTCTTTGTCCTTCTTGTCGTCGTCGTGATTATCCTTCTACTTGTCGTCGTCGTGGTCATCACCACCAGCATTCTTGACTTTGGCGTAGACTACTTGACCGTTGTATGCGTCGACGTAGACTTCACTGCCGTCGGTGAATTTGACCTCGTATACGTCAACACCATGCTCATATTCACGCTTAACCTTCGCGACTGTACCGCCACCAAGGTAGCTTACTGCAGCAGCGATGGCTTGGTCTTCGCCGATCGGATTAGCGGCTTGCGCGACTTCAACGATGGTGTTGGCTAAAATCGCACCGGTTTGCGCATCGATGTAGATGGCGCCACGATCAAAGACGACTTCATACGCCGGTGTACCCTGTAAGCTGACCAACTCAGGGGCGCGCATCAAGGTTGCGCCACCGGCATTAGCGATAGCAATGGCTTGGGCTTGCTCAGGCGATACTGCATAGGTCGGCGCAGGAGGTGCCGCCGGTGCCGGTGCCGCCGCCGGTGCCGCTGCTGCCGGTGCCGCTGCTGCCGGTGCCGCTGCTGCCGCCGGTGCTGCTGCCGGCGCGGGAGCTGCTGCCGCCGGTGCCGCTGCTGCCGGTGCCGCTGCTGCCGGTGCCGCTGCTGCCTGGGCCGAAAGTTCTTGCTGAGCAATCACAAGTCGCCGATTCGCTTCGGCCAGACGCTGATTGGCTTCGGCAAGAGCAGCTTGATATGCCGCTTCACGCTCACGGATCAACGCTTCCGCAGTTGGATCGATCGCCGGAACGGTAACGGGCGTAGCCTCAACGACAATCTCGGTGGGTACCGGTTCGGTAAACATCGTCAGACTGAGTTGACCGGCAACACCACCAATCACGACAAGTACGAAGGCAGTCAATGCAGCCGAGATGAGAAACATCGTGCGATTCATATGGTTTACTCCTCCTTATCAGATAAGATTCTGGTATGTTTAGTCGTCGTCGTGTTCTGTTGTGAATTGACCGCCGGTAAAGCCGGGTGTACCGGCAATCAGTGCCTGCACTTCTTGTGGAGTTAGTTTTGCGTCAGGATGGGTCAGTAGATACTGGCGGGGCGGCATTTCACCCTCAAGTACGACCTCGGCAATCTCTTGGGCTAACTCAGCCGGTTCACGGAGCGGAAGTGAGAAGTTCAGATGATTCCGCCCCTTAATTACGTCGTAGGTAACCAACCACGAGACCGGTGCGATTTTGCTATACCACGGCCAGACCGTCTCGTTGCTGTGGCAGTCATAGCACGCGCGGCGGGCAATACTCGCTGCTTCGGGTGTTGTCCACGCCACATCCGTCACGACCGGCGGATTGGTTTGCCATGCCCATACCGGCACGGCCTGGATAGCGACAAACAGGATCACGATGGCAATTGCTACATTGCGAGGCCGGAATAGTCGCTTCAACATAATGTCATCTCCATTGCGTTGTTCAGGTTCCGCCTATAACCATACCGGTGCTCGCTCAAAAGAGTCTTAAAATGAAATGCAGATATTCCAATCTTTTTCCAAGGTTGGGAGGGTATAACAAGCATGACGCGAATCAGCAGGGGTAACGCGAGCCGAGACCTGCGAAACTCACCGGCGAATGAGGCTCTTCTTACTTAGAAGCGGAGATGACCGCAGCTATAAGAGGGTCTAGCAAGATAGGATATTGGATCGTCGATTTCTCATCCTTAGCAAAAAATGCTCGGCCTGACATAGAGCGCTGCTAGCTGTTCCTATGTCTTATGACTATCTTGAGGAGTAAGCATGCGCATTTTGATAGTGGAAGATGACAAACGGCTAGCCCGCCTGATCGAGCGTGTGTTACGCGAAGAGCGCCATACCGTCGATGTTGCCCACGACGGTGAGAGCGGGCTTGATATGCTGTTGCAGGGCGTGTACGACGTAGCAGTGATTGACTGGATGCTGCCAGGACGAGATGGGCCATCGTTGTGCCGAGCAGCACGAGCAGCACGGTTGCCGACTGCATTGCTTTTGCTCACGGCACGCGGGCAAATTGAAGATAAAATGTTGGGATTTGAAAGCGGCGCCGACGATTATCTCGTCAAACCGTTCGCTTTTGAGGAATTGTTGGCCCGTGTGCGCGCATTGGGACGACGCTTTAACCCGAATCTTGGCAATGACGAGCTACGGATCGGCACTATCGTTCTCGATTTGCGCAGCTACACGGCCCGTCGTGGCGAACGCCGACTCGATCTGACGCCAACCGAATGGCGGCTACTCGAATATCTGATGCGAAACGCCGGGCAGACGCTCACCCGTCAGCAGATCCTTGATTATGTCTGGTCGTTTGAGCACGACGTGCAACCGCAGATGGTTGATGTCTACGTTTCGTATTTGCGGCGCAAACTCAACGCACCGGGTGAGGCTGACCCGATTGTGACGGTGCGCGGCATCGGTTACCGGCTGGAGGCAGAACGTGCTTAAACTCCTGATGAAGAGCGTGACCCAATCGACCTCAAGCGCGAAGCCAGGTATCGATTGGAGACGGAACGTACTTAAACCACTGCGTTGGCAATTTACCTTTCTCTATACCCTTGCCGCTATCGTGATCATCGTTTTGATCGGTGGTGGTGCCTACACGATTGTTAACCGCTACTTCGAGCAGATCACCGATCTTGCTTTACAGCATAAAATGGTGCATGAGTTTCATTCGCTCAATGCGCCACTTCCGCCGGAATTGGCAACGGCTGACGTAGATTGGTCGGTGTTACGGACAGAGGGGATGAGCAATCGCGGCCGTCTGTTAACACCGCAAGAAGCGAGGCGGATTGCCCTTGCGGCGCGCAACGGTGAGATTAAGAGCGTGAAGCTGAAGGAAAAAGACAATGAATACGAAATAAAATTCCGTGATGATAGTGAAATCATCGTTGATGCGTATAGTGGTAGGATTCTTGAGATCGAGATCAAGGGCGAACACCTGAATCCGCCGACAACGACTTTACTGCCGGCAGCTTATGATGCCGAACTAGCCTCGATCTTCGTGCTACCACTCGACGAGCAAGGCCGCATTCTGTTTAATCCTAACCCAGCAGCATTACCAATGCCTGCGCATCAAGAAGCGCTAGCGGCTGCCCTACGGAACGGTTCGGACCTACGCACAATTACGACGATCAACGGGGAACGGGTACGGTTATTGACCTACCGGCTTACACGGTCTGACGGACCGGCGGCACTGCAACTAGGCCGTGTTCTCAACGATCAAGAGCAGGTTCTGTATCAGTTGCTGACGGGTTTGGTAGGGTTTGGGATAGTCGGCGCAGTCATGATCGGTATTGCGAGCTGGTGGCTCGCCGGACGAGCACTGCGTCCGGCGGAGGAGGCATGGACGCGCCAATTGCGCTTCATCTCAAGTGCCAGCCACGAATTGCGCGCGCCGCTAACGCTCATCCGGGCTAGCGCTGAAGTCGCGCTGCGCAATGCAAAAGACGAGGATCAGCGCGAACTCTTGACCGATGTGCTGAGCGAAAGCGATCACATGCGCCGGCTGGTTGACGATCTGCTCACACTCTCTCGGCTCGACAGCGGGTCGTTGACTTTACAACGCCAACCGATAACACTTAACGATTTTTTGGCCGATCTTCACCGTCACGTCAGTCGGCTCGGTGAAGAACGTGGAATAACCATCACCCTAGCGCAGGCCAGAGGTACGGTGATTGCCGATCCCGACCGGTTGCGGCAGATTCTGTTGATCCTGATCGACAACGCCCTCCGCTACACGCCTACCGGCGGCACGATTACGCTCAACGCTGAGCTAGCCGGCAAACAGGTGCGGATCAGCGTGCGTGATACCGGTTGCGGCATCACGCCTGAACACCTGCCCCACCTGTTCGAGCGGTTTTACCGGGCGGATCAGGCACGCAACCGATCGAGTAACACCAATAATGCCGGCCTTGGACTCTCGATTGCCAAGGGCTTAGTTGAGGCCCATGGCGGCACGATAGGGATCGAGAGTGAGGTGAACAAAGGTACTCTGGTGTGGTTTACCATCCCGACGGCATAACTGCCGGCTCACCACGTCACGCTCATCATCGAACAATTTAGGCCCGAACCAATCCCCAATAAGCCAACGTGATCGCCGGGCCGCAACCGGCCCGCTTCCACGGCTTGGGCCAGCGAGATCGGCAAGGCAGCCGGCCCAATGTTGCCAAGGGTTGGAAAGTTGAGAAAGAGCTTAGACGGCGTAATTCCCAGCGCTTTGGTGACCGCCGCCATGTGGCGCGCACCAACCTGATGCGGCGCATAGAGCGCGATCTGGCGATCGCTCCAGTTTGGCAGTGTCTCTTGGGCCAACCGCCACGTCGCTGTCGCCAACTCAACCCCGGCATGCATCAGCGCGCCGGCATCGGTCTTCATATAATCGGGCTGACCGAGGCAAAGGTGATTGTATTGGGTCGCCGCCAGTGTGACCACACCGTTTAAGCGATGGCCGCTGCGTGAGAGGCACTCATGGGTGAGCAACATCGCGGCACCGCCCGACCCCAAGGTGAGGGTCGCGAAATTGTCGCGCAAATCTTGCTTGGTGGTTTCGGGCCGGCGCAAGCGGCGGATCGTCGCCATCACCGCATCTTGCGACCCTTCGCCATCCACAATCAGCGCATACTCGATCGTGCCGGCTTCGATCATCATCCCGGCAATTGCCATTCCATTCAAGAAACCAAGGCATGCATTACGCACATCGAAATTGATTGCGCGCGGTGACAGGCCGAGGTTACGGTGAACAAAGCAAGCCGTTGAGGGTTCGAGATAGTCTTGACACACCGAAGTATTAATAAGTAGCCCGATCCGGTCACGATCAACGGATACCTGCTGGAGCAGTTGTTCAGCCGCCATCGTTGCCACCGTGCTGGGCAGCGTTCCTTCATCCCAGAACCGGCGCTCGCGGATACCTGAAAGAGCTTCTAGCTTACCGCGCGGAAAACGCAAACGCTCCATTGTTTCGGCGATCTGATCCTCGATCCAAGCCGATGTAATACGATGGGGAGCTAATACATAACTAACTGCTTCGATCATGACATGCTTGAAGAGCACGTAAGCCTCCGTGTTGTATTGACCTCGCGGCAGGTGAACGTATTTTTGCGGTAGTGAAACTGTTGCATTCTAGACCGCTGCGTTACATTGCTTGCCGGGCAAACGTTCGCCTAAGCCCTTCTTCAATGCTAATCCGCGGCGTATAGCCAAAATCGCGTTCGGCAGCAGCATGGCTAAACCAATGCGAATGACTGAGTTCATGCACCATCAGCCGGGTAAGTGGTGGTTCACCGGGCAACCGTAACCCGGCATAGAGGAATTCAAGTACAGTTGCGAGTTGATAAGCAACCGTAGCCGGTAGTTTGCCACGTACCGGTGGGCAACCGGCATGGGTAAGAATCTCGCCGATAAACTGCCAGAGATTGACCGGGCGCTCTTGGCCGATAAAGTAGGCCCGTCCACGCAGCGGGGAGCGGTCGTCGAGGGCGGCCGCAGCCAGAATATGAGCCTCGGCGACATTTTCGACGTAACAGACATCGACCAGGTTCGTACCATCACCGATCTGAAACAGCATCCGACGACGTGCTCGCCGTAAGAGTCGCGGCAAGATATGTGGATCGCGTGGACCCCAGATCAGATGAGGCCGCAACGCGACCGTGGCAATCTCGGTCTGAGCAAGCACGTAACGCTCGGCAAGCGCTTTCGTCTGCGGATAAGGCGCCAGGTAGCGGGTTGGGTACGGTGTTTGTTCATCAACGCCGTGCAAGTCATCCATGCCAATCACAACCGACGGTGTGGATGTGTAGATAAACTTAGGCACGCCGGCACGAAGAGCAGCCTTCATCACCCGCTGCGTAGCACTGACATTGGCGCGGTAAAACTCATCGTAACGGCCCCACAGACCGGCTTTGGCCGCCACATGAAAGACAGCCGTCACGCCGCGCATCGCGCGGGCCAAGACCGGTGCCGATTCGGGCGTCGCCAGATCGGCACAGAACGTCTCAACGCCGAGCGCCTGCAATTCAGGATACTCACCCCTCCCCACGACGCGCACGTGGTCGCCGCGGGCTACGAGTTGTTCAACCAGATAGCGGCCAACAAAGCCGTTGCCGCCGGTAACGAGAGCGATCATTGGATAACACCAGGCTGACTATGCATTTTGCCCCGTATTCTGCTCGCACTCGCAGACGCATGCCGCGAGAGGGCATCGTGATGGGCTGACTGATGGTCAATCGCCGGTTATGCAGCAGTCAAACCGTTGCATGCCACACGATGACCGCATTCTATCACTTTCAACGGAACATGACACATCGAAGCATTGTTTTTTACGCCACATGCTCACCCTGGCACGCGCAACTGCTTGGCCGCCCAAACCGCCAATTGCTCGCGAAAGATTTTGGCATTATGGCGAATGTCGACCGGAAACGCAGGATGGATCAAAAAATCGTGGATTGACGCGGTCATTTCTGTCGTAGCGGCGAGTTGACGCAGTTCGGCGATAAGTTGGGTTGGCGCGATAGTGATCTGTGGCCGTCGCTCGACAACGACCACCGGCAACTGAGCACCGCTCGGCCCAACACCGACCAGCGCCGAGCGCGCCACCGCCGGGTGCTGGTTGAAGAGCAACTCGACCGGCTCGGTGAAGAGCGTTCTATGGGCCGTGATCACGCGCTGACTTTTTCGCCCATAGAACCACAACCGACCATACTCATCGAAATAACCGAGATCACCCATACGGTGCCAAACCTGATCGCCGTCGGCAATCTTGGCCAATACCGTCGCCTGTGGTCGACCGACATACTCACGGGTGACAGCCGGCCCACTTACACAAATCTCACCAACGACACCGGGCGGTAATGGCCGGATGTCACTCCATGCCTGAATTGGCTCATCGCTGATGGGAATAATTGCCACCTTGACCTTTGGCACCGGATAACCAACACACGTACCGGCCATCGGCGAGGGGTACTGCGATCGGGCCGCCAGCACCTCGCGCCCGCTGATCGACGTGACCGGCAAGGCTTCGGTGGCGCCGTAGGGCGTAAAGCTATCGGCCGGCGGTATGAGGATCTGGTGGAGGCGCTCGTGTAAGTAGGCCGGTACCGGCGCACCGGCCATTAGTACCCGACGCAATGATGGAAGCTGCATACCGTGCTCAAG includes the following:
- a CDS encoding FAD:protein FMN transferase, translating into MQRLQFRAMGSTITIVIDSDDPTARPALNVARQTFLRYEQILSRFRSHSELSALNRRAGRGPVRVGYTLWRAVQHALQAASASNGIVTPTVGAALVAAGYDRDFATLTNGVVHRLAAAHPSPDWRHIRLDPHRRTITLPAGVQLDLGGSAKGWTAAIVARRLGRRFPTLVDAGGDIAISGPQRNGAPWPIEVADPHNPDNGLELLLLRRGGVATSGIDYRRWQQGDRWQHHLIDPRTGSPAATDILAATVVAPSLTIAEMAAKTVVILGSEAGLPWLATRPQLAALLIRLDGTIIRTPNLARYCWQPTAIPTA
- a CDS encoding PepSY domain-containing protein, whose product is MNRTMFLISAALTAFVLVVIGGVAGQLSLTMFTEPVPTEIVVEATPVTVPAIDPTAEALIREREAAYQAALAEANQRLAEANRRLVIAQQELSAQAAAAPAAAAPAAAAPAAAAPAPAAAPAAAAAPAAAAPAAAAPAAAPAPAAPPAPTYAVSPEQAQAIAIANAGGATLMRAPELVSLQGTPAYEVVFDRGAIYIDAQTGAILANTIVEVAQAANPIGEDQAIAAAVSYLGGGTVAKVKREYEHGVDVYEVKFTDGSEVYVDAYNGQVVYAKVKNAGGDDHDDDK
- a CDS encoding heme-binding domain-containing protein codes for the protein MLKRLFRPRNVAIAIVILFVAIQAVPVWAWQTNPPVVTDVAWTTPEAASIARRACYDCHSNETVWPWYSKIAPVSWLVTYDVIKGRNHLNFSLPLREPAELAQEIAEVVLEGEMPPRQYLLTHPDAKLTPQEVQALIAGTPGFTGGQFTTEHDDD
- a CDS encoding response regulator transcription factor; the encoded protein is MRILIVEDDKRLARLIERVLREERHTVDVAHDGESGLDMLLQGVYDVAVIDWMLPGRDGPSLCRAARAARLPTALLLLTARGQIEDKMLGFESGADDYLVKPFAFEELLARVRALGRRFNPNLGNDELRIGTIVLDLRSYTARRGERRLDLTPTEWRLLEYLMRNAGQTLTRQQILDYVWSFEHDVQPQMVDVYVSYLRRKLNAPGEADPIVTVRGIGYRLEAERA
- a CDS encoding ATP-binding protein, encoding MLKLLMKSVTQSTSSAKPGIDWRRNVLKPLRWQFTFLYTLAAIVIIVLIGGGAYTIVNRYFEQITDLALQHKMVHEFHSLNAPLPPELATADVDWSVLRTEGMSNRGRLLTPQEARRIALAARNGEIKSVKLKEKDNEYEIKFRDDSEIIVDAYSGRILEIEIKGEHLNPPTTTLLPAAYDAELASIFVLPLDEQGRILFNPNPAALPMPAHQEALAAALRNGSDLRTITTINGERVRLLTYRLTRSDGPAALQLGRVLNDQEQVLYQLLTGLVGFGIVGAVMIGIASWWLAGRALRPAEEAWTRQLRFISSASHELRAPLTLIRASAEVALRNAKDEDQRELLTDVLSESDHMRRLVDDLLTLSRLDSGSLTLQRQPITLNDFLADLHRHVSRLGEERGITITLAQARGTVIADPDRLRQILLILIDNALRYTPTGGTITLNAELAGKQVRISVRDTGCGITPEHLPHLFERFYRADQARNRSSNTNNAGLGLSIAKGLVEAHGGTIGIESEVNKGTLVWFTIPTA
- a CDS encoding 3-oxoacyl-ACP synthase III; this encodes MLFKHVMIEAVSYVLAPHRITSAWIEDQIAETMERLRFPRGKLEALSGIRERRFWDEGTLPSTVATMAAEQLLQQVSVDRDRIGLLINTSVCQDYLEPSTACFVHRNLGLSPRAINFDVRNACLGFLNGMAIAGMMIEAGTIEYALIVDGEGSQDAVMATIRRLRRPETTKQDLRDNFATLTLGSGGAAMLLTHECLSRSGHRLNGVVTLAATQYNHLCLGQPDYMKTDAGALMHAGVELATATWRLAQETLPNWSDRQIALYAPHQVGARHMAAVTKALGITPSKLFLNFPTLGNIGPAALPISLAQAVEAGRLRPGDHVGLLGIGSGLNCSMMSVTW
- a CDS encoding NAD-dependent epimerase/dehydratase family protein: MIALVTGGNGFVGRYLVEQLVARGDHVRVVGRGEYPELQALGVETFCADLATPESAPVLARAMRGVTAVFHVAAKAGLWGRYDEFYRANVSATQRVMKAALRAGVPKFIYTSTPSVVIGMDDLHGVDEQTPYPTRYLAPYPQTKALAERYVLAQTEIATVALRPHLIWGPRDPHILPRLLRRARRRMLFQIGDGTNLVDVCYVENVAEAHILAAAALDDRSPLRGRAYFIGQERPVNLWQFIGEILTHAGCPPVRGKLPATVAYQLATVLEFLYAGLRLPGEPPLTRLMVHELSHSHWFSHAAAERDFGYTPRISIEEGLRRTFARQAM